One Primulina huaijiensis isolate GDHJ02 chromosome 5, ASM1229523v2, whole genome shotgun sequence DNA segment encodes these proteins:
- the LOC140976873 gene encoding receptor-like protein kinase HSL1 yields MLRRHFLLLLLLVLAPHFVICLRQEVLYLHQAKLGFDDPDRVLSNWNPDASSPCEWHGVVCDSASGTVTSLDLSSSNISGPFPSVVCLLEDLKFISLYDNFVNSTIPEDGLAACQSLEHLDLAQNYLTGALPAKISDLPLLKYLDLSGNNFSGNIPDGFGRFQKLEVLSVVENLLGGTIPPILGNVSTLKQLNLSYNPFSPGRIPPELGNLTSLEVLWLTDTNLMGEIPDSLGQLGRLKDLDLAYNFLTGSVPSSFTELKSLVQLEIYNNSLTGKLPSVGWSNMVSLRRLDASMNGLTGPIPVELCGLPLESLNLYQNRFQGELPDNIANSPNLYELRLFQNQLYGQLPSNLGKSSPLRWIDVSTNGFSGQIPETLCAKGALEEVLMIENSFSGQIPATLTQCRSLLRVRLGHNDFSGEVPEGFWGLPYVSLLELVGNSFSGGIAKTIAGASNLSQLILSSNDFSGVLPEEIGFLGNLLEFSATDNKFSGSLPSSIVNLGQLIKLDLHDNKFSGKIPDGIHSWKKINELNLADNDFFGVIPEEIGDLAVLNYLDLSGNQFSGRIPMALQNLKLNRLNLSDNHLFGDIPPLYAKEMYKDSFLGNPGLCGNIDGLCDGGTDAKKMGNLWLLRSIFIFVGLVLILGVIWFYLKYRKFKNAKRSIDRSKWTLMSFHKLGFNDSEVLDSLDEDNVIGSGSSGKVYKVVLRNGEAVAVKKLWLRSKSADSSSDVEKGNYQDDGFDAEVETLGKIRHKNIVKLWCCCTTKDCKLLVYEYMPNGSLGDLLHSSKSGLLDWPMRFKIAIDVAEGLSYLHHDCVPPIVHRDVKSNNILLDVNYGARVADFGVAKVVGAKEKGNTSMSVIAGSCGYIAPEYAYTLRVNEKSDIYSFGVVILELVTGKLPIDPAFGEKDLVKWVCTTLDQNGGDQVLDSKLDSCFKDEICRVLNIGLLCTSSLPINRPSMRRVVKMLQEIGDIKVPKNTGKEGKLTPYYYEDASDQGSVA; encoded by the exons ATGCTCCGCCGCCACtttctcctcctcctcctcctggTCCTGGCACCGCATTTTGTTATTTGTTTAAGACAAGAGGTTCTCTATCTCCACCAGGCAAAGCTCGGTTTCGACGACCCAGACAGGGTTCTTTCCAACTGGAATCCTGACGCCAGCTCGCCGTGCGAGTGGCATGGAGTCGTCTGCGACTCAGCTAGTGGTACAGTCACCTCGCTAGACCTCTCGAGCTCTAACATTTCCGGCCCATTCCCTTCCGTTGTCTGCCTTCTCgaggatttgaaatttatttcattgtatGATAACTTCGTTAACTCCACCATACCTGAAGATGGCCTCGCCGCGTGTCAGTCATTGGAGCACCTCGACTTGGCGCAGAACTATTTGACCGGCGCACTCCCGGCGAAGATATCTGATCTACCATTGTTAAAGTACCTGGATTTGTCTGGTAATAACTTTTCCGGAAATATCCCGGATGGTTTCGGAAGGTTTCAGAAACTCGAGGTGCTTTCAGTGGTTGAGAATCTGCTGGGAGGGACAATTCCGCCAATTCTTGGAAATGTTTCGACATTGAAGCAGTTGAATTTGTCCTACAACCCGTTTTCCCCGGGTCGGATTCCACCAGAGCTCGGGAATTTGACAAGCTTGGAGGTTCTCTGGTTGACGGACACAAACTTGATGGGCGAAATACCGGATTCACTTGGTCAACTCGGAAGACTCAAGGATTTGGATCTTGCGTATAATTTTCTAACGGGTTCAGTTCCGAGTTCGTTCACTGAATTGAAGAGTCTGGTACAGTTGGAGATTTATAACAACTCGCTTACCGGGAAACTTCCCAGTGTAGGGTGGTCAAACATGGTGTCTTTACGGCGGCTCGATGCATCGATGAATGGGTTGACTGGGCCGATCCCTGTGGAGTTGTGCGGGTTGCCACTGGAGTCACTTAACCTTTACCAGAACAGATTCCAGGGTGAACTACCGGATAACATTGCTAATTCTCCTAATCTGTACGAGTTAAGGCTTTTTCAGAATCAGTTGTATGGACAATTGCCTTCCAATCTTGGCAAAAGCTCGCCCCTGCGGTGGATTGATGTCTCGACCAACGGATTTTCCGGTCAAATCCCAGAAACTTTGTGTGCAAAGGGGGCTCTTGAAGAGGTATTGATGATCGAGAATTCTTTTTCCGGCCAAATCCCCGCAACACTAACCCAATGCCGGAGCTTGTTGCGTGTAAGACTAGGTCACAACGACTTTTCCGGTGAGGTACCAGAGGGATTCTGGGGGCTCCCATACGTTTCATTGTTAGAGCTCGTAGGAAATTCATTTTCTGGTGGAATTGCAAAAACTATTGCAGGTGCATCTAATTTATCTCAGTTGATTTTGTCCAGTAATGATTTTTCGGGTGTTTTACCTGAAGAGATCGGTTTTTTGGGTAATTTATTGGAGTTTTCGGCTACTGATAATAAATTTTCGGGCTCTTTACCGAGCAGCATCGTGAATCTTGGGCAATTAATAAAGCTTGATCTTCATGACAATAAATTTAGTGGTAAAATCCCAGATGGTATTCATTCTTGGAAGAAGATAAATGAGTTGAATCTGGCAGATAATGACTTTTTCGGGGTTATCCCGGAAGAAATAGGAGATTTAGCTGTTTTAAATTATCTTGATTTATCAGGCAATCAATTTTCAGGACGAATCCCCATGGCGTTACAGAACTTAAAACTTAACAGGCTAAATTTATCGGACAATCATCTCTTTGGTGATATTCCACCATTATATGCGAAGGAGATGTATAAAGACAGCTTTTTGGGAAATCCAGGACTCTGTGGAAACATTGATGGTTTGTGTGATGGGGGAACCGACGCCAAAAAAATGGGTAATTTATGGTTGTTAAGATCAATCTTTATCTTTGTTGGATTGGTTCTTATACTCGGTGTGATATGGTTCTACTTGAAATACAGAAAATTTAAGAATGCTAAAAGGTCCATTGATAGATCAAAATGGACTCTGATGTCTTTTCATAAGCTGGGATTCAACGACAGTGAGGTATTAGATTCTCTGGACGAGGATAACGTGATTGGGAGTGGGTCGTCTGGCAAGGTTTACAAGGTGGTTCTGAGAAACGGTGAAGCTGTTGCAGTGAAGAAGCTGTGGCTGAGGTCGAAATCTGCAGATTCAAGTAGCGATGTGGAGAAGGGTAACTATCAAGATGATGGTTTTGATGCCGAGGTCGAGACATTGGGGAAGATTAGACATAAGAATATTGTGAAATTGTGGTGTTGTTGCACCACAAAGGATTGCAAGCTTTTGGTTTATGAATACATGCCTAATGGTAGCCTAGGCGATTTACTTCATAGCTCAAAAAGTGGCTTGCTAGATTGGCCAATGAGGTTTAAGATTGCCATTGATGTGGCGGAGGGGCTATCATATTTGCATCATGATTGTGTTCCTCCGATTGTACATAGGGATGTGAAGTCCAATAATATACTGTTGGATGTGAATTATGGTGCTCGGGTTGCGGATTTTGGTGTTGCTAAAGTTGTTGGCGCCAAGGAGAAGGGCAATACATCCATGTCGGTTATCGCTGGGTCGTGTGGTTATATTGCACCGG AATATGCTTACACACTTCGGGTGAATGAAAAGAGTGACATCTACAGTTTTGGTGTTGTTATTCTCGAATTGGTCACTGGGAAGCTCCCAATAGATCCCGCATTTGGCGAAAAAGATTTGGTGAAATGGGTTTGCACCACATTGGATCAAAACGGCGGTGATCAAGTACTCGACTCAAAACTTGATTCTTGTTTTAAGGATGAAATATGCAGAGTCTTGAATATCGGCCTCCTATGTACCAGCTCTCTTCCTATTAATCGGCCATCTATGAGACGTGTCGTCAAAATGTTACAAGAGATAGGCGACATAAAAGTGCCTAAAAACACCGGTAAAGAAGGGAAATTAACACCTTATTACTATGAAGATGCCTCAGATCAAGGAAGTGTTGCCTGA